In Vicinamibacterales bacterium, the genomic window TCGGTCCGCCCCGGAACAGGAACGAACTCGGCCGCCTGACGGTTCCCGAGCGTGATGGTCCCCGTCTTGTCCAGCAGCAGCGTGTGGACGTCGCCGGCGGCTTCCACGGCCCGCCCCGACATCGCGAGGACATTGTGCTGCACCATGCGGTCCATGCCGGCGATGCCGATCGCGGAGAGCAGTCCTCCAATCGTCGTCGGGATGAGGCAGACCAGCAGCGACACCAGCACGAAGACGCTCTGCGGCGCGTTCGAGTAGATCGCCAGCGGTTCGAGCGTGACGACTGCCACCAGGAAGACGATCGTGAGGCCGGACAGCAGGATGTTCAGCGCGATCTCGTTCGGCGTCTTCTGGCGCGCGGCGCCTTCGACGAGCGCGATCATGCGATCGAGAAAGGTCTCCCCCGGATTGGCGGTGATCCGGACCTTGATCCAGTCCGACAGCACCCGCGTCCCGCCGGTCACCGCTGAGCGGTCGCCGCCCGCCTCGCGGATCACCGGAGCCGATTCGCCGGTGATCGCCGATTCGTCCACCGAGGCCACGCCCTCGACAATCTCGCCGTCGCCGGGGATCACCTCGCCTGCCGAGACCATCACCAGGTCCCCGCGCAGCAGCCGTGCCGCAGGGACCCGCTCGATGGCGTTGCCATAGACCACGCGATTGGCGAGGGTATCCGTCCTGGCGCGGCGGAGCGTGTCGGCCTGCGCCTTGCCGCGTCCCTCCGCCATCGCTTCCGCGAAGTTCGCAAACAGCACGGTCAGCCATAGCCACGCAACGATCTGCCCCTCGAACAGGAGGCCGCCGCGCCCGAGCGCCACATCGACGACGAACCGGCCGCTCACCAGCACCGCGCCGACTTCCACGACGAACATCACCGGGGTGCGGGCCATCGTTGCCGGATTGAGCTTCCACAGCGCCGCGACGAGGGCGCCGCGAACGAGCCTCGGATCGAATCTCGACGCCGCTGACGAGCGCGTGCCTGACACGGCTTCAGAAGACCTTTCCTCGGTGCATCAGCAGCTCCTCCACGATCGGGCCGAGGCTCAGCGCCGGGAAGAACGTCAGTGCGCCGACGATGACGATCACGGCGACCAGCAGGGCGGAAAAGAGCGGCGTGGTGACGGGGAACGTTCCGAGCGAGACCGGCGCAGTCTTCTTGGCGGCCAGATTGCCGGCCAGCGCGAGCATCGGGATGATCGCCATGAAGCGGCCGAGCAGCATCGCGGCGCCGATCGTCGCGTTGTACCAGTGCGTGTTGGCCGACAGACCGGCGAATGCGGAGCCGTTGTTCCCGGCTCCCGACGTGTAGGCGTACAGGATTTCGCTCAGTCCGTGCGGCCCCTGATTGAGCACGCTCGAGGTCCCGAAGTCAGACGACAGGACCGCGATGCCGGTCAGCGTCAGAATCGTCAACGGGACGATCAGGATCGCGAGCATCGCCATCTTGACGTCGTAGGCTTCGATCTTCTTGCCCAGGTACTCCGGGGTGCGGCCAACCATCAGTCCGGCGATGAACACCGTCAGGATGATGAAGACGAGAATCCCGTAGAGGCCCGCCCCGACGCCGCCGAAGACGACTTCACCGAGCAGAATGTTGGTGAGCGGGACGAGGCCGCCCAGCGGGGTGAACGAATCGTGCATCGCGTTCACCGCGCCGCCGCTGGCCGCCGTCGTCACGGTCGCGAACAGCGCCGAATTGGCGATGCCGAACCGCACGTCCTTGCCTTCCATGTTGCCGCCGGACAGCCCGAGAAGAGGGTTGCCCCGCGCTTCAGCCCAGTACGCGGCGGCCGCGCCCACCAGGAACAATGACGCCATCGCCGCCCAGACGGCCCACCCATGCCGGCGCGACCCCGTCATCTCCCCGAGAGTCCAGGTCAACCCGGCCGGAATCAGGAAGATCATGACCATGGAGACGAAGTTGGTCAGCGGCGTCGGATTCTCGAACGGGTGGGCGCTGTTCGCGTTGAAGAAGCCGCCGCCGTTGGTCCCGAGCTGCTTGATGGCCTCCTGAGACGCGACGGGGCCCTGGGCGATCGTCTGCGTGCCGCTGCCATCGACCAGGTGCACGACGTCATAGCGCTTCAGGTTCTGGACCGCGCCCTGCGAGACGAACAGCAGGGCGATGACGCTGCAGAGCGGCAGCAGGATCCACAGCAACCCGCGCGTCGTGTCGACCCAGAAGTTGCCGAGCGTGCCGCTCTCGCGCCTGGCGATGCCGCGGACCAGGGCGATCGCCACCGACATGCCTGCCGCGGCCGACACGAAGTTCTGGTACGCGAGCCCCGCCATCTGGGTCAGGTAGCTCATCGTCGTCTCGCCGGCATACGCCTGCCAGTTCGTGTTGGTGACGAACGACGCCGCCGTATTGAAGGACGAGTACGTCGACACCGCCGGCAACCCCTCCGGGTTGAACGGCAGCCAGCCCTGGAACCGTTGCAGCGCATACAGCGCCAGCATCGAGATACAACTGAACGTGAGCAAGGCGGCCGCATACTCGGTCCACGGCATCTCGTGATACCAGTCGATCCCGCACACCCGATAGATGCGGCGCTCGATCGGACGCAGCGCGCGATCCAGCCAGGTTCGGCGGCCAGCGAAGACGAGGGCCATGTACCGGCCGCACGGCCTGGTGAGGACGGCGATGACGCCGATGAAGAGCGCAATCTGCAGCCAGCCGTTTGCAGTCATGCCAGCACCGTCAGAAACGTTCGGGATACAGCAGCGCCGCGAGCAGATAGATCAGCAACCCGACGGCGATCAGCAGTCCGATGAAGAGCTCGCCGGTCATGGGCGGCTCACCTGAGGCGCTCGCAGCCGGAGACGTACGCGGCGGCGGCGAGGAAGAACAGCAGTGTGATCGCGATGAACGCCGCGTCGCCCATTACCAGATCCCCTTCCTGGTGCCACGCACGATATCCATGGCTTCAGCATCGGCCCGGTGACCGTAACGGAGCGATCAAAACTCCGTAAAAACTCCGTTAAGACCGTGCGATCGATCAGGCCGGCCCGTACGATGGCGATCGTGGCCGAGGATCGCCCCACTCCTGAGCAACTGCTCGCGCGCATGCAGCACGCGGAACGGGCGCGGCTGCGGATCTACATCGGGGCGGCGCCTGGTGTCGGCAAGACGTACGCGCTCCTGCGCGATGCGCACCGGGAGCGGCGGCAGGGGGTCGACGTCGTGATCGGGCTGGTGGAGACGTACGGGCGCGCTGAAACAGAGGCGCAGCTCCGCGATCTGGAGGTCGTTCCCAGGCGCGCGGTCCCCTACCGCGGCGTCGTCCTGGAGGAAATGGATCTCGACGCCATTCTCGCCCGCCGCCCCGAGCTGTGCGTCGTCGACGAGCTCGCGCACAGCAACGCCGCCGGCGGCCGGCACGAGAAGCGCTACCAGGACGTGATCGAGCTGCTCGATCACGGCATCGGCGTGCTCACCGCGGTCAACATTCAGCATCTCGAAACGCTGAACGACGCCGTCGGGCGCGTCACCGGCATCCGGGTCCGCGAAACCGTGCCCGACACGTTTCTCGCGCGAGCCGACGAAGTCGTCAACGTGGATATCACGGTCGAGGAGTTGCGCAGCCGGCTGCGCCAAGGCAAGGTCTACAAGCCTGAGCAGGTCGAGCAGGCGCTCACCCACTTCTTCACCGAAGGGAATCTCTCGACCCTGCGCGAGCTTGCCTTGCGTGCGGTGGCCGATGAAGTGGGTGCGAAAGCGGCCTCCTACCGGCAGCGCGAAGGCCTGGAGCCCGGGTTGATCCCCGAACGGGTGATGGTCTGCACCAGTTCCGCGGCGCAGGCGCCCCGCGTGCTGCGGACCGGCGCCCGCATCGCCGGCAGACTGGGTGCACGGTGGTACGCCGTCTATGTCGAGACACCCCGGGAGGCGCCGGGCCACATCGAGCCGGCGGATCGTGAAGCGCTGGCACGAAACCTGGCGCTGGCCGAGAGTCTCGGCGCGACCGTCGTCCGGGTCAAGGCGGATCGGCCGGCTGACGGCTTGATTGCGTTCGCCAAGCGCGAGGGGATCACGCACGTCATCTTCGGCCAGTCGGCGCGCTCGCGCCTCGAGATCCTCTGGAAAGGGTCGACCCTGAACCGGTTTCTCGAAGAGGTGCGCGACGCCGCGGTCCAGGTCGTGCCGTTCGACGCATAGACGCGCAACATCCGACGATTTCCAACAGGGCCGCGCACACGACCAACGTCCGCCGTCCCGCCAGTCCGGTGACACCCAACGTGGCAATCCGAGGTCCGGCTCACCGCCCGATGTCTGTTCGGTTGGAGGGTGCGAGCCGTTACACCAGTTATCGCTCAACAGGCGAGGCGGCTGCGGCTTCGTGCGAACACGATACCCGTCGCGGTCGTCCGGACAGACCCTTCTAGGGCGTTCACCGAAACTCGAAATCCGCTTTCACGAGGAGGCTCACATGAAGAGTCGATCGCGTCCCCAAGTGTACGGGTCTGCGCGAAAGGTGATCATGGCGCTGGCGATGGTCGCCCTGGTGCCCGTACTCACGCAGACGGCCACGGACGTCCGCACGGGCCTTGGCGGCAACGAACCCACGTCGGCGGCCGTCAACCCGCTCAGTCCGAATATCATCGCGGTGGCGCGGGGCCTGTCGGTCGCAATTTCCACCGACTTCGGCGTGACGTTTCCGACCACGGTGACTGCGACCACCAACGTGCCGGTCTACGGCACGATCGCGTCGTGGAGCGGCTGCGGCGACGCGTCGGTCACGTTCGATTCGCAGGGCCGGCTGTTCTTCAGCTACCTGCTCTGCGGCAACGACAACGCCGTGCCGGCGAATCGCGTCGACATCTCCGCATTCGTTCAACAAATCAACGCGACCACCGGTGCCACCGTCGGGAATCCGATCGAGGTGAGCGGCGGCGCGCTGAACTTCGACGACAAGGAATGGATCGTCGCCGACAGCAACCCGTCCAGCCCGTTCCGCGACAATTTGTACGTGATCTGGACGAGGCTCGACGGCCCGTCTCAGGTGATGTTCACGCGCTCGACCAACGGCGGCGCGACGTGGTCGGCCCCTGCGGCGATCGACGGCGGCGAAGGCTTCGTCTGGCCATCGCACATCGCCGTTGCGCCGAACGGCGACGTCTACGCCACGTATCACAGCGACACGTGCGGTTCGGCGACGGCGCCCATGTTCGTGCTGCGCGACACCACGGGCGGGGCCCAGTTCCAGGCCGCCGCGGGATTTCAGAAGACCTCCTTCACCGCGGCGGTCACGTGTAACGTGCAGTCGGCGGCTGCCACCGCCATCCCGAATACCACCTTCTGGATGCAGGGCGCCAATCAGGGATTCGTGATTCCCGATCCGGTCCGCACCGGGCAGGTGTACGTCGTGGCGAATCACGACCCGAACGACGACTTCACCTCGGGTGACGGCGGCGACATCATCCTGGCGCGCTCATCGGACGACGGCTTGAGCTGGACCGTCAGCACGATCAGCCATGGCCCCGTCGGCACGCTGCAGGCGTACCCGACCGGGGCGATCGACCAGCTCGGCAACCTCGTCGTGACCTGGTGGGACACGCGCCGTGGACTGACCAATGCCGCCGGCACGCTGATGCTCGACCAGTACGCGACGGTGAGCCGGGACGGCGGCGAGACGTTCACCTTCGACTTCAGAGTCAGCGACGCCGCGATGGATCCGGACCTGAACGCCCCCTGCCGCTTCGGCACGCTGCCGACCTGCGGCGGAGCGGACGCCGGGCCCAATACGCTGCGCATCGGCGAGTACAACGGCACGGCCGCGGCCGACGGCATCGGCTACGCGATCTGGACCGGCAACAACGGCACCAACCCGCCGAGCGGCGGCCAGACCACATACTTCGACGCGTTCTCGATCCTCGGCGCCTTCGCCGACCCGATGGAGCCCAATGATGCGTGGGATCCAGGGGTCGCATCCGTCCTTGGCTCGTTCGGCAGCTACAACAATCAGAACTTGACCATCCACTCGGACACCGACGAAGACTTCTTCAAGGTGGTCGCCCACTCCACGGGGAAGCTGGCCTTCCGCATCACCTACAACGGCCGCCTGTCGGATCTGGATATCCAGGTGCGTGACAAGTTCAACAACGCCGTCGCCACGTCGTCGACAGGCCTCGACAGCAACAACCTCGAGACGCTCACGATTCCCGCGGTGGCCGGAGAGGCGTACTTCCTCCGCGTGTTCGCTGAACCCGGGCAGGCACCGCCGATCAACGTCTACGATCTCGACATCCTCAACACGCCCGCCCCGACGCCCTTCGGGCTGTCGCTCGCCGCCGCGGACGATACCGGCGGCAACGGGCTCGATAACATCACCAACGATCCGATGCCGACGATCACGCTCGCGGTCGATCTCAACCCGCTCGCGCCGCTGGCGTTCTCGCCTGACAACGGCACCGCGTCACTGGCAGACGACCCGCCGGGCTACAAGGTGGAGATCTATCGCAACGGCACGGCGGTCGGGCGCGCGACGCCAGTCGCTGGACAGCCCGGCATCTTCACGTTCACCTTCACGACGCCGCTGACGGAAGGACTCAACTTCATCACCGCGCGGGTCGTGGTCGTCGACAACTCCGATGCGATCGGCGGTGGAACCGTGCACGCCGTCGGTCAGGGCGGCGAATCGTTCGCGTTGCTCGTCACTCTCGACACCACGGCGCCCGGGCCCGGCGCGCTGGGTCCGCTCGACCTGCTGGCGTCGAGCGACAGCGGCGGCATCGACGATGACGACATCACGACGTTCAGCACGCCTTCGTTCAGCATCGGCGTCAACGCGCCGGGCCTGGTGAGGGTGTACGCACAGAAGCTGCCGGCGGGGGCAAACGTGCAGGTCGCACAATTCGTGGTCGTCAGCCCCAACGTCTGGCAGTTCACGGTGCCCTCGCTGAGCGACGGCGTGTACAACCTCACTGCCACGCTGGAAGACGGCGCCGGCAACGTGGGCCCGCCCACCGCGCCGCTCAAAGTGACGATCGCGCAGTTCTCGCTGACGCTCCCTGGCGAGACGACGAACGCGGCGGCCGGCCCAGTGGTCATGGATCTCGCCGCGCGGACGATACAGGGCTTCGCCAGCGTCTCAGCGACCGGCGTGATCGGCATTTCCGGCATTCCGGTCGTGAACGTGAACGGCAACGGGCAGACCCTCACCGTGAATCTGACGGCCGGCAGCGACACGCTGGGCTATACCCCGTCGGGACCGGCCGCCGGCAGCTTCACCCTCGAGGGCTCGGGACAGACGGTCAACTTCAGCAACGCCGGTGTGTTCACCGTCAATCCGCTCACCGGTGACGATACCGTGACGACGATTGGCAGCGCCGCCGACGACAGCGTCGCGGTGACCGTCACGACGATGCTGTCCGTGCAGGTGGGTCTGAGCAGGGCCCTGAACATGCCGGCAGCCGACATCGAGAAGGTCGGCATCGCCACGCTGCAGGGCAACGACACGATCGGAGTCAACATCTTCGATACGGTCGACGCCCGTCTGTTCGTCGATGGCGGTGAACCCACGACCGTGAACAAGGGGAACGATACGCTGAACCTGTTCGACATGTCGGTCGGCCGGAAAGGCGTGTATTCCAACATCTCCGGCGGATCGACCGCGGGCGCGGGAGCCGTCGCGCTGTCGTTCAAGGCGACGGGCAAGTCGACGCGCGTCGACTACGTCGCGATCGAAAAGCAGACGCGGCGATAGCGCCGTGTGTACGGCGTCGCGCCCGGCTGGACGTCCGGCCGGGCGCGGCGCTTTGCGGAGGGCGCCGTCACCAGCGACTCTCGGCGGTGTGCCGGCCATCGCGCGCCGCGCCACGTAAGTGGACCGCGGCGGTGTGAAGAAAGCGACTGGCAGTCAGCGGCGTCATCTTCGAATCCTCCAGGCGTCGCGTCAGACCTCGCGCGCATGCTCGTGGACGGCACGACCACGGGGTGAGCGCCGGACGATCCGGGACAGCAGGAGGGCCAGCGGCGCCGCGGCAAAGCTGAGCACCGCCCCCATCTTCGTCTCCGCCAGCGCAGTGCCTCCGGGAAACGCGGCGGTGGCAAAGAACAGCGAGACGGTGAATCCCATCGAGGCGACGATGCCCACCACCAGGAGATCGGCGGTGTGAAGTCCCTTTGGCAAGCGCGCACCTGCGAGCCGCACCGCGCCCGTCATCACGAGCACGCCCGCCGGCTTACCGACGAGGAGGCCTGCCAGCACGTAATACGTGCCCGGCCCGATCGATTCGAACGCGACGCCGGCGTTGGCAAACCCGAAGAGCATCAGAATCACCTGCACCGGCTTCGCCCACCAGTGCTCGAACCTGTTCAGCGTGTCCGTCCGGCTGTCTTCGCGGGAGTCGAAGATCCCGAGATCCCGCGCGCAGTGCGGCATGAACGGGACGACGGGCACGAGGGCCAGTGCAGGATGCAGGCCTCCGAGGTACAGTGCGGCCCACGACAGCGACCCTGCGGCGGCGACGTACGGCCAGAAGCTCGGTGTCCGGCGGCGGCGCAGCCACACGGCGACGACCACCGCGGCCGTCATCAGCGTCACGACCCAGGTGAGCGACAACGGTGCGGACGGATAGAACACGGCCAGAATGATCAGCCCGAGGGCATCGTCCGCGATCGCCAGCAGCAGGAGGAACGGGATCGCCGGATGCCTGGCCGGAAAGATCGCCCGCGCCACCATGGCCGAGAACGCGATGTCCGTGGCACAAGGAATCGCCCACCCGCGCGCCAGTTCTGGAGGTCCCATCGCCGCCACGAGCGCGCTGTAGATCAGCGCGGGCGCGGCCATTCCGCCCGCGGCAGCCGCCAGCGGCGACAGGGCGTGCCGCGGCGAGGCCAGGGAGCCCCCCGGGAGCGTCGCCTCGAAGACCTCCTTCGCCGCCAGCGCGAAGAAGAACACCATGCCCACGTCGTTCACCCAGAAATGCAGTGGATGCGCGACACGGGCGTAGCTCGCCTGGTCCACGTTGGCCCAGATCAACGCGGCTACGGTACCCGCGACGAGGAGGAGTGAGTTGTCGAAGAGAAAGTGCGCGAGACGCGAACGTGGGTGTGGCATCGATGACGGACCTGCCAGGGGATGGCGGCCCGACCACCCAGCCTACCTGCAGCGGGACTTCCCCGCCACACCCGGATCGATTATATCGAAGCTGGCTGCTGGCGCCCGCTCACTCGGATATCCGTGCGCCGGCAATCCGAACCGATCGCGCGGTGCCGACCATCGGGAGATCAGGGGTTTGCGTGACCTTCTTGCGCGCGCGTCCGAAGCAGGGTCACTTTCGGTGTCGCCGTGGCGCGCCTCATCAACGCGATGACCTCGGTCGCGGGCCCCAGGATCGTCGTGATCAGGCCCAGTCGCCGCGCGTCCCAATCGATGAACGCACCGTCGGGACACCGGGAATGGAGATCGGGCGGTAACTTCTCCGGCCGGACCCAGTGGCCATCGCGCAGTGCCGTGTAACCGGTCAGTTCGCCGCCGGCTGCCGGTTGCCGGTAGTGGTAGTAGACGACGACGCCGTCATCATACCCATACGGCGCGTCGGCAGCGCCGAGGCGCCGCCGCGATGCCATGGTCGTCCGAACCACGTTCTCGGAGAGCACCATCAGGCGGGGATCGGTTTCCGCCTGCACCCGTCTCACCATGCCATCGTGGTGATCCATTCCTGCCTGGATCCTGGCGACGAGGTCCTGCGCCGCATCCGTCTGCCCGGACCCGGCCTGTTCCTGAAGCAGCAACAGGTGAATGCCGAGGATGATGAGATAGCCGGGATAGGCAGCGAGACCCGCAGCGCTCAGGCGCGTCAACATCGCGGCCGTCCGGTCGAGCAGCGGCGCCAGCCTCGAACGTGACGGGATGCGGACGTACTCGACTACCCGCTGGAGCAGCGCCCTCGCATCGGTGATACACATCGCAAGGTCATGTCCACCTGTCGTGCCGCGCAGGTGTCGTTCCGTCTCCCGCATTT contains:
- the kdpA gene encoding potassium-transporting ATPase subunit KdpA, which translates into the protein MTANGWLQIALFIGVIAVLTRPCGRYMALVFAGRRTWLDRALRPIERRIYRVCGIDWYHEMPWTEYAAALLTFSCISMLALYALQRFQGWLPFNPEGLPAVSTYSSFNTAASFVTNTNWQAYAGETTMSYLTQMAGLAYQNFVSAAAGMSVAIALVRGIARRESGTLGNFWVDTTRGLLWILLPLCSVIALLFVSQGAVQNLKRYDVVHLVDGSGTQTIAQGPVASQEAIKQLGTNGGGFFNANSAHPFENPTPLTNFVSMVMIFLIPAGLTWTLGEMTGSRRHGWAVWAAMASLFLVGAAAAYWAEARGNPLLGLSGGNMEGKDVRFGIANSALFATVTTAASGGAVNAMHDSFTPLGGLVPLTNILLGEVVFGGVGAGLYGILVFIILTVFIAGLMVGRTPEYLGKKIEAYDVKMAMLAILIVPLTILTLTGIAVLSSDFGTSSVLNQGPHGLSEILYAYTSGAGNNGSAFAGLSANTHWYNATIGAAMLLGRFMAIIPMLALAGNLAAKKTAPVSLGTFPVTTPLFSALLVAVIVIVGALTFFPALSLGPIVEELLMHRGKVF
- the kdpF gene encoding K(+)-transporting ATPase subunit F, coding for MTGELFIGLLIAVGLLIYLLAALLYPERF
- a CDS encoding universal stress protein, with amino-acid sequence MAEDRPTPEQLLARMQHAERARLRIYIGAAPGVGKTYALLRDAHRERRQGVDVVIGLVETYGRAETEAQLRDLEVVPRRAVPYRGVVLEEMDLDAILARRPELCVVDELAHSNAAGGRHEKRYQDVIELLDHGIGVLTAVNIQHLETLNDAVGRVTGIRVRETVPDTFLARADEVVNVDITVEELRSRLRQGKVYKPEQVEQALTHFFTEGNLSTLRELALRAVADEVGAKAASYRQREGLEPGLIPERVMVCTSSAAQAPRVLRTGARIAGRLGARWYAVYVETPREAPGHIEPADREALARNLALAESLGATVVRVKADRPADGLIAFAKREGITHVIFGQSARSRLEILWKGSTLNRFLEEVRDAAVQVVPFDA
- a CDS encoding Ig-like domain-containing protein, with product MKSRSRPQVYGSARKVIMALAMVALVPVLTQTATDVRTGLGGNEPTSAAVNPLSPNIIAVARGLSVAISTDFGVTFPTTVTATTNVPVYGTIASWSGCGDASVTFDSQGRLFFSYLLCGNDNAVPANRVDISAFVQQINATTGATVGNPIEVSGGALNFDDKEWIVADSNPSSPFRDNLYVIWTRLDGPSQVMFTRSTNGGATWSAPAAIDGGEGFVWPSHIAVAPNGDVYATYHSDTCGSATAPMFVLRDTTGGAQFQAAAGFQKTSFTAAVTCNVQSAAATAIPNTTFWMQGANQGFVIPDPVRTGQVYVVANHDPNDDFTSGDGGDIILARSSDDGLSWTVSTISHGPVGTLQAYPTGAIDQLGNLVVTWWDTRRGLTNAAGTLMLDQYATVSRDGGETFTFDFRVSDAAMDPDLNAPCRFGTLPTCGGADAGPNTLRIGEYNGTAAADGIGYAIWTGNNGTNPPSGGQTTYFDAFSILGAFADPMEPNDAWDPGVASVLGSFGSYNNQNLTIHSDTDEDFFKVVAHSTGKLAFRITYNGRLSDLDIQVRDKFNNAVATSSTGLDSNNLETLTIPAVAGEAYFLRVFAEPGQAPPINVYDLDILNTPAPTPFGLSLAAADDTGGNGLDNITNDPMPTITLAVDLNPLAPLAFSPDNGTASLADDPPGYKVEIYRNGTAVGRATPVAGQPGIFTFTFTTPLTEGLNFITARVVVVDNSDAIGGGTVHAVGQGGESFALLVTLDTTAPGPGALGPLDLLASSDSGGIDDDDITTFSTPSFSIGVNAPGLVRVYAQKLPAGANVQVAQFVVVSPNVWQFTVPSLSDGVYNLTATLEDGAGNVGPPTAPLKVTIAQFSLTLPGETTNAAAGPVVMDLAARTIQGFASVSATGVIGISGIPVVNVNGNGQTLTVNLTAGSDTLGYTPSGPAAGSFTLEGSGQTVNFSNAGVFTVNPLTGDDTVTTIGSAADDSVAVTVTTMLSVQVGLSRALNMPAADIEKVGIATLQGNDTIGVNIFDTVDARLFVDGGEPTTVNKGNDTLNLFDMSVGRKGVYSNISGGSTAGAGAVALSFKATGKSTRVDYVAIEKQTRR
- a CDS encoding Na+/H+ antiporter NhaA, whose amino-acid sequence is MPHPRSRLAHFLFDNSLLLVAGTVAALIWANVDQASYARVAHPLHFWVNDVGMVFFFALAAKEVFEATLPGGSLASPRHALSPLAAAAGGMAAPALIYSALVAAMGPPELARGWAIPCATDIAFSAMVARAIFPARHPAIPFLLLLAIADDALGLIILAVFYPSAPLSLTWVVTLMTAAVVVAVWLRRRRTPSFWPYVAAAGSLSWAALYLGGLHPALALVPVVPFMPHCARDLGIFDSREDSRTDTLNRFEHWWAKPVQVILMLFGFANAGVAFESIGPGTYYVLAGLLVGKPAGVLVMTGAVRLAGARLPKGLHTADLLVVGIVASMGFTVSLFFATAAFPGGTALAETKMGAVLSFAAAPLALLLSRIVRRSPRGRAVHEHAREV